One stretch of Ornithinimicrobium ciconiae DNA includes these proteins:
- a CDS encoding nucleoside deaminase, with protein sequence MTPPITPWGTGEYAGWMRQALDLAVGAEQGGDVPIGALVLSPEGVLIGRGFNVREVLHDPTGHAEVVALREAGAAVGAWRLEGCTLVVTLEPCAMCAGAAVLARLSRIVFGAWDPKAGACGSVWDLPRDRRALHRPEVVGGVLEDECAALLVDFFGPHRLG encoded by the coding sequence ATGACGCCGCCCATCACCCCCTGGGGCACCGGGGAGTATGCCGGCTGGATGCGTCAGGCTCTCGACCTCGCCGTCGGGGCCGAGCAGGGAGGTGACGTGCCGATCGGTGCGCTGGTGCTCTCTCCGGAGGGTGTGCTGATCGGTCGTGGCTTCAACGTCCGGGAGGTGCTGCACGACCCGACCGGGCACGCCGAGGTGGTGGCGCTGCGGGAGGCGGGCGCGGCCGTCGGTGCCTGGCGGCTCGAGGGCTGCACGCTCGTGGTGACGCTGGAGCCTTGTGCCATGTGCGCCGGCGCAGCGGTGCTGGCACGGCTCTCGCGCATCGTCTTCGGAGCCTGGGACCCCAAGGCCGGAGCGTGCGGTTCCGTGTGGGACCTGCCGCGCGACCGGAGAGCGCTGCACCGGCCGGAGGTGGTCGGTGGCGTCCTGGAGGACGAGTGCGCTGCGCTGCTGGTCGATTTCTTCGGTCCCCACCGACTCGGGTAA
- a CDS encoding ECF transporter S component has translation MSLAGLAMFLWPLWIPAQPTVVQHTVDAPFVFMAVLPALVLIVLAEISEGGMDSKALAMLGVLSAINAALRPLGAGTMGIEVIFFLMVLAGRVFGPGFGFVLGCTSMFASALLTAGVGPWLPFQMLCAAWIGLGAGLLPRRISGKAEIAMLAVYGVLVAYTFGALMNMWFWPFVTGASVSGIEGSLAYEPGAPVLDNLHRFLVFTLFTSTLGWDTGRAVTNALLIVVLGPALLTTLRRASRRASFGVRGTFGRRDTGARSATTRPGGTAEATSLTSSTTHP, from the coding sequence GTGTCGCTCGCCGGACTCGCCATGTTCCTGTGGCCGTTGTGGATCCCCGCGCAGCCGACCGTGGTGCAGCACACCGTCGACGCACCCTTCGTCTTCATGGCCGTGCTGCCCGCGCTGGTCCTCATCGTCCTCGCCGAGATCAGCGAGGGCGGGATGGACTCTAAGGCCCTGGCGATGCTCGGCGTGCTCTCGGCGATCAACGCCGCGCTGCGCCCGCTGGGGGCGGGCACGATGGGGATCGAGGTCATCTTCTTCCTGATGGTGCTGGCCGGGCGGGTCTTCGGACCGGGCTTCGGGTTCGTGCTCGGCTGCACCTCGATGTTTGCCTCCGCGCTGCTCACTGCCGGTGTGGGCCCATGGCTGCCGTTCCAGATGCTGTGCGCGGCCTGGATCGGGCTGGGGGCCGGTTTGCTGCCGCGACGCATCAGCGGCAAGGCCGAGATCGCGATGCTGGCGGTGTATGGCGTCCTGGTCGCCTACACCTTCGGGGCCCTGATGAACATGTGGTTCTGGCCGTTCGTCACCGGTGCGTCGGTCTCCGGCATCGAGGGCTCGCTGGCCTATGAGCCCGGCGCGCCCGTGCTCGACAACCTGCACCGCTTCCTGGTGTTCACCCTGTTCACTTCGACGCTGGGCTGGGACACCGGCCGCGCCGTCACCAACGCCCTGCTCATCGTCGTCCTCGGCCCGGCACTGCTGACCACCCTGCGGCGGGCGAGCCGGCGGGCGTCGTTCGGGGTGCGGGGGACCTTCGGGAGACGTGACACTGGTGCACGCTCGGCAACCACCCGACCTGGTGGTACGGCTGAGGCAACCAGTCTCACGTCTTCGACGACCCACCCCTGA
- a CDS encoding VanZ family protein — protein sequence MSVTERSAEGSAERSPESSSGAISPRGRRVVWAALVLYLVVLGAIGLWLTSVDDPVRSQVQDLVDWLTDHGAPESFRYGYVEAAANAAVFVPLGFLVALLLRPSRWWLAGLLGLCLSAGIELTQFALLSARVADPVDLLMNTTGAFVGAALGGLVVLALARRRRARSGGFGFNPA from the coding sequence GTGAGTGTGACCGAGAGGTCAGCCGAGGGCTCAGCCGAGAGGTCACCGGAGAGCTCCTCCGGGGCTATCTCACCCCGCGGGAGGCGGGTGGTCTGGGCAGCCCTCGTCCTCTATCTGGTGGTGCTCGGCGCGATCGGCCTGTGGCTCACCTCGGTCGATGACCCGGTGCGCAGCCAGGTCCAGGACCTCGTCGACTGGTTGACGGATCACGGGGCACCCGAGAGCTTCCGCTATGGCTATGTCGAGGCCGCCGCCAACGCCGCCGTCTTCGTCCCGCTCGGCTTCCTCGTCGCGCTGCTGCTGCGGCCGTCGAGGTGGTGGCTGGCCGGTCTGCTGGGGCTGTGCCTCTCGGCTGGCATCGAGCTGACCCAGTTCGCGCTGCTCAGCGCCCGGGTCGCCGATCCTGTCGACCTGCTGATGAACACCACCGGCGCCTTCGTCGGCGCGGCGCTCGGCGGACTGGTCGTGCTGGCGCTGGCGCGCCGTCGCCGCGCGCGTAGTGGCGGGTTTGGTTTTAATCCCGCGTGA
- a CDS encoding type II toxin-antitoxin system VapC family toxin → MSALYVDSSALCKLVAEEEHTAAMHRLWTTHDGDLVSSDLARTEVMRQAGRCDPPRGSEARAVLDALVLVPLLTRITQGAGTLGPPSLRSLAALHLMTALELGDDLVGVVTYDERQAEAARHLGLPVITPR, encoded by the coding sequence GTGAGCGCGCTCTATGTCGACTCCTCCGCCTTGTGCAAGCTGGTGGCCGAGGAGGAGCACACGGCGGCCATGCACCGGTTGTGGACGACCCACGACGGTGACCTCGTATCCAGTGACCTGGCCCGCACCGAGGTGATGCGTCAGGCCGGACGGTGTGATCCGCCACGCGGGAGCGAGGCCCGGGCCGTGCTGGATGCCCTGGTGCTGGTGCCCCTCCTGACCCGGATCACCCAGGGTGCAGGGACACTCGGGCCACCCTCCCTGCGCAGCCTGGCCGCGCTGCACCTGATGACGGCCCTGGAGCTGGGTGACGATCTGGTGGGGGTCGTGACCTACGACGAGCGGCAGGCCGAGGCGGCGCGACACCTTGGGTTGCCGGTGATCACGCCCCGCTGA
- a CDS encoding alpha/beta fold hydrolase: MTTTTHTLATDGAEITYDVHGSLPSADGQPPLMMVGQPMDASGFAALAAEFSDRTVVTYDPRGMGRSTRSDGQVSNEPEVQTGDVHAVIEALDAGPVDLFASSGGAVTALALVTAYPLDVRTLVAHEPPLVGALPDAEAAQRATTGFQQAYQDNGWGAGMAAFIAMTSWPGEFTDAYFAQPSPDPAQFGLPTEDDGSRDDPLLSDRSVAVTAYQLDGAALQGAPTRIVLAHGVESADVMTGRAAQAVAGLLGQESVEFPSHHGGFGAPDGQWPGQAPEFAVRLREVLSGA, translated from the coding sequence ATGACGACCACGACCCACACCCTCGCCACTGACGGCGCTGAGATCACCTACGACGTGCACGGCTCGCTGCCCTCCGCCGACGGTCAACCGCCGTTGATGATGGTCGGCCAGCCGATGGACGCCAGCGGCTTCGCGGCGCTGGCCGCCGAGTTCTCGGACCGCACCGTCGTGACCTATGACCCGCGCGGCATGGGTCGCAGCACCCGCTCCGACGGCCAGGTCAGCAACGAGCCCGAGGTGCAGACCGGGGACGTGCACGCCGTGATCGAGGCGCTGGACGCCGGCCCCGTCGACCTCTTCGCCAGCAGCGGTGGCGCGGTGACAGCACTGGCGCTCGTGACGGCATACCCGTTGGACGTGCGCACCCTCGTCGCGCACGAGCCACCGCTGGTCGGCGCCCTCCCCGACGCGGAGGCAGCCCAGCGGGCGACCACAGGGTTCCAGCAGGCCTATCAGGACAACGGTTGGGGCGCGGGCATGGCGGCCTTCATCGCGATGACCTCATGGCCGGGCGAGTTCACGGACGCGTACTTCGCGCAGCCCTCGCCGGACCCCGCACAGTTCGGCCTCCCGACCGAGGACGACGGCTCACGCGACGACCCGCTGCTCAGCGACCGGTCGGTGGCGGTCACCGCCTACCAGCTCGACGGGGCGGCGCTGCAGGGCGCGCCCACCCGGATCGTGCTGGCGCACGGAGTGGAGTCGGCCGACGTCATGACCGGGCGCGCCGCCCAGGCCGTTGCCGGACTGCTCGGCCAGGAGTCGGTGGAGTTCCCCAGCCACCATGGCGGCTTCGGCGCACCGGACGGCCAGTGGCCAGGTCAGGCTCCCGAGTTTGCGGTGCGGCTGCGGGAGGTGCTCAGCGGGGCGTGA
- a CDS encoding LysE family translocator produces the protein MPTSSQWIAFLIASILFIQVPGPSLLFTIGRALTVGRREALLSVVGNGTGLVVQALTVALGLGAILAASASAFTVVKVVGGAYVVWLGIQAIRHRADARAAMEDEVAALSGGGATVARPAASASLRIGFLVGLTNPKTVLFFIAFLPQFTNAAAGHVAAQTALLGLAFGALAVCSDSIWALVAGRARTWLARTPKRLDQLGAAGGTMMVGLGVSIVVRN, from the coding sequence GTGCCCACCTCGAGCCAGTGGATCGCCTTCCTCATCGCGTCGATCCTGTTCATCCAGGTCCCTGGACCCAGCCTGCTGTTCACCATCGGTCGCGCGCTCACCGTCGGGCGGCGTGAGGCGCTGCTGTCTGTCGTCGGCAACGGCACCGGCCTGGTCGTCCAGGCGCTCACGGTCGCCCTCGGGCTTGGCGCGATCCTCGCGGCCAGCGCGAGCGCCTTCACGGTGGTCAAGGTGGTGGGCGGGGCTTATGTCGTCTGGCTGGGGATCCAGGCCATCCGGCACCGCGCGGACGCTCGCGCAGCCATGGAGGACGAGGTCGCTGCGCTCAGTGGAGGGGGTGCCACGGTGGCCAGACCTGCGGCGAGCGCCTCCCTGCGGATCGGCTTCCTGGTCGGCCTGACCAACCCCAAGACGGTCCTGTTCTTCATCGCCTTCCTTCCGCAGTTCACCAACGCCGCGGCGGGTCACGTGGCCGCGCAGACCGCCTTGCTGGGCCTGGCCTTCGGAGCGTTGGCGGTCTGCTCGGACAGCATCTGGGCGCTCGTCGCCGGCCGGGCCCGCACCTGGCTCGCGCGCACCCCCAAGCGGCTGGACCAGCTGGGCGCTGCCGGCGGCACGATGATGGTGGGGCTGGGTGTCTCGATCGTCGTGCGCAACTAG
- a CDS encoding type II toxin-antitoxin system Phd/YefM family antitoxin, with translation MSTVGIRELRQSASAVVARAAAGETITITDRGRPVAQIGPRTPNGLQALREQGLVREPRASAADVPLPAPLPDDAPSLSQSLEADREERLR, from the coding sequence ATGAGCACGGTGGGAATCAGAGAGCTCCGGCAGAGCGCGTCTGCCGTCGTCGCACGGGCAGCCGCGGGGGAGACGATCACGATCACGGACCGGGGGCGGCCGGTGGCCCAGATCGGACCACGCACGCCCAACGGGTTGCAGGCGCTGCGCGAGCAGGGGCTGGTGCGGGAGCCGCGAGCGTCGGCGGCGGACGTGCCCCTGCCCGCGCCACTCCCCGACGATGCACCGAGCCTGAGTCAGTCGCTGGAGGCTGACCGCGAGGAGCGGTTGCGGTGA
- a CDS encoding pyridoxal phosphate-dependent aminotransferase: protein MAQPSSRSNVEPFHVMEVLAAAAERQRTHGDAIFLCAGQPSTPAPQAVRDAAVSALTGEVLGYTEATGILPLRQAIADHHRDWYDIEVDPADVIVMTGSSGAFTSLFLAAFEAGDQVAMSRPGYPAYRNTLAALGCEVIELDCGPETRYQPTVEMLRALPEPPKGLIVASPANPTGTIIDAEELAAIARWCEEVGCLLISDEIYHGVTYGRPVASAWQTSREAVVVGSVSKYFSMTGWRLGWAIVPPWLRRPMEVLTGNLNICPPAITQYAALAAFSPEARAELEGHVARYAANRDLLLRRLPELGLGSFAPPDGAFYAWCDISHLTDDSLRWCQDVLAATGVALTPGVDFDTVHGRQWMRLSFAGATAEIDEALDRLDASGLLRP, encoded by the coding sequence ATGGCGCAACCTTCCTCCCGCAGCAATGTCGAGCCCTTCCACGTCATGGAGGTGCTCGCCGCCGCCGCCGAGCGCCAGCGCACGCACGGTGACGCGATCTTCCTCTGCGCCGGGCAGCCGTCGACGCCGGCCCCGCAGGCCGTGCGCGACGCGGCCGTGAGCGCCCTGACAGGTGAGGTGCTGGGCTACACGGAGGCGACCGGCATCCTCCCGCTGCGCCAGGCCATCGCCGACCACCACCGCGACTGGTATGACATCGAGGTCGACCCCGCCGACGTCATCGTGATGACCGGCAGCTCCGGGGCGTTCACCTCGCTCTTCCTCGCCGCCTTCGAGGCCGGGGACCAGGTGGCGATGTCGCGACCGGGCTATCCGGCATACCGCAACACCCTCGCGGCGCTCGGGTGCGAGGTGATCGAGCTCGACTGCGGACCGGAGACGCGCTATCAGCCGACCGTGGAGATGCTGCGTGCCCTGCCGGAGCCGCCGAAGGGACTGATCGTGGCGAGTCCGGCCAACCCGACCGGCACGATCATCGACGCCGAGGAGCTCGCCGCGATCGCGCGGTGGTGCGAGGAAGTCGGGTGCTTGCTGATCAGCGACGAGATCTATCACGGGGTCACCTATGGTCGCCCAGTCGCCAGCGCCTGGCAGACCAGCCGTGAGGCGGTGGTGGTCGGGTCGGTCAGCAAGTACTTCTCGATGACCGGCTGGCGCCTGGGGTGGGCGATCGTGCCGCCGTGGTTGCGCCGCCCGATGGAGGTGCTGACCGGCAACCTCAACATCTGCCCGCCGGCGATCACGCAGTATGCCGCGCTGGCCGCCTTCTCCCCCGAGGCCAGGGCGGAGCTGGAGGGCCACGTCGCCCGGTATGCCGCCAACCGGGACCTGCTGCTGCGTCGCCTCCCCGAGCTGGGGCTGGGTTCCTTCGCTCCGCCGGACGGGGCGTTCTATGCGTGGTGCGACATCTCGCATCTGACCGACGACTCGCTCCGCTGGTGCCAGGACGTCCTCGCCGCGACCGGGGTCGCGCTCACGCCGGGCGTGGACTTCGACACGGTGCACGGCCGGCAGTGGATGCGGCTCAGCTTTGCCGGCGCGACCGCCGAGATTGATGAGGCGCTGGACCGGCTGGACGCCTCCGGCCTGCTCCGCCCCTGA
- a CDS encoding RNA polymerase sigma factor, producing the protein MGLEPDVGLADYYPLAYRRLVGTLRVMGVPGADAGEVAQEAFVRLIPRWDQIRSYDSPDGWLRTVAWRIWLNRRRHDKRTFALDELPEPPQPEGVHAADRLSLLAALKDLPEGHREAVVLHYLHDLPIARIATELAVAEGTVKSRLSRARSALATALTLEVDDV; encoded by the coding sequence ATGGGACTGGAGCCCGACGTCGGCCTCGCCGACTACTACCCGCTCGCGTACCGGCGGCTCGTCGGCACGCTGCGGGTCATGGGCGTGCCCGGCGCCGACGCGGGTGAGGTCGCCCAGGAAGCGTTCGTCCGGCTGATCCCGCGCTGGGACCAGATCCGCTCCTATGACAGCCCGGACGGTTGGCTGCGCACCGTGGCCTGGCGGATCTGGCTCAACCGGCGCCGCCACGACAAGCGCACCTTCGCCCTCGATGAGTTGCCCGAGCCGCCCCAGCCCGAGGGTGTCCACGCCGCCGACCGGCTCAGCCTGCTCGCGGCGCTCAAGGACCTGCCTGAGGGCCACCGCGAGGCCGTCGTCCTGCACTATCTGCACGACCTGCCGATCGCCCGGATCGCGACCGAACTCGCCGTCGCCGAGGGCACGGTCAAGTCCCGCCTCTCCCGCGCCAGGTCTGCCCTGGCCACCGCACTCACCCTGGAGGTCGACGATGTCTGA
- a CDS encoding energy-coupling factor transporter transmembrane component T gives MTELALRWRAYHLPRTLHPGAWWVWALGLAVAASRTTNPLILAVIIAVACTVVVARRGDAPWALAFRLYVYVGIFIVVMRVAFRILFGGTTSGHVLFTLPQIPLPDFLVGITLLGPVTAESLLSGFYDGLRLATMIICIGAANALANPKRLLKTVPSALYDVGSAVVVALSVFPQLAESVVRVRRARRLRGGAGKGFRALRGIIIPVLEDALDRSLLLASAMDSRGYGRSAQVSRGARLLAGACTLLGLVGVCVGVYGMLDGTTPRYLGLPMLVLGIAAATVGFVLTGRRVSRTRYRPDAWGLAESVVAGSGVLVGLLLYLALQVDPTNLHPSLSPLSWPELTLPIVVSVLVGALPAVLAPPTPLTAEEIRSARTRHTQAAMEVAR, from the coding sequence GTGACCGAGCTCGCGTTGCGCTGGCGCGCCTATCACCTGCCGCGCACCCTCCACCCGGGTGCCTGGTGGGTCTGGGCGCTGGGCCTGGCCGTCGCTGCCAGCCGCACCACCAACCCGCTGATCCTGGCGGTCATCATCGCCGTGGCCTGCACGGTCGTGGTCGCCCGCCGCGGGGACGCCCCGTGGGCGTTGGCCTTCCGGCTCTATGTCTATGTCGGCATCTTCATCGTCGTGATGCGGGTCGCCTTCCGGATCCTGTTTGGCGGCACCACCTCCGGGCACGTGCTGTTCACCCTGCCGCAGATCCCGCTGCCGGACTTCCTGGTCGGCATCACCCTGCTCGGACCGGTCACCGCGGAATCGCTGCTCAGCGGCTTCTATGACGGGCTGCGGCTGGCCACGATGATCATCTGCATCGGCGCCGCCAACGCCCTGGCCAACCCCAAGCGTCTGCTCAAGACCGTGCCCTCCGCGCTGTATGACGTGGGCTCGGCCGTCGTCGTCGCCCTGTCCGTCTTCCCCCAGCTGGCCGAGTCGGTCGTGCGGGTGCGCCGGGCCCGGCGGCTGCGCGGCGGGGCCGGCAAGGGTTTCCGGGCTCTGCGCGGCATCATCATCCCGGTGCTCGAGGACGCCCTGGACCGCTCCCTGCTGCTCGCCTCGGCGATGGACTCGCGGGGCTATGGCCGCTCCGCGCAGGTCTCTCGCGGAGCCCGGCTGTTGGCGGGTGCCTGCACCCTGCTGGGGCTGGTCGGCGTGTGCGTCGGGGTCTACGGGATGCTCGACGGGACCACCCCGCGCTATCTCGGACTGCCCATGCTGGTCCTCGGGATCGCCGCCGCCACGGTCGGTTTCGTGCTGACCGGGCGACGTGTGTCCCGCACCCGCTATCGGCCGGATGCCTGGGGCCTGGCCGAGTCCGTCGTCGCCGGCTCCGGTGTGCTCGTCGGCCTGCTGCTCTATCTCGCGCTGCAGGTCGACCCGACCAACCTGCACCCCTCGCTGAGCCCGCTCAGCTGGCCCGAGCTCACCCTGCCGATCGTGGTCTCGGTCCTGGTCGGTGCCCTGCCGGCGGTCCTGGCCCCGCCCACCCCGCTGACCGCGGAGGAGATCCGCTCGGCGCGCACCCGGCACACCCAGGCGGCCATGGAGGTTGCGCGATGA
- the upp gene encoding uracil phosphoribosyltransferase, protein MRVHVADHPLIAHKLTYLRDKRTDTPTFRRLADELVTLLAYEATREVRVTPFDIETPVGPTTGIHLATPKPLVVPILRAGLGMLDGMMRMLPTAEVGFLGMVRNEETLEAHTYTNRLPDDLSNRQCYVLDPMLATGGTLAAAVHFLAERGAHDITAITLLSAPEGIERLERELAEVAAPVTLVTGAIDERLNEHGYIVPGLGDAGDRLYGIV, encoded by the coding sequence ATGCGCGTCCACGTTGCCGACCACCCGCTGATCGCCCACAAGCTCACCTATCTGCGGGACAAGCGGACCGATACCCCGACGTTCCGGCGCCTGGCGGACGAGCTGGTGACGCTGCTGGCCTATGAGGCGACGCGGGAGGTGAGGGTGACGCCCTTCGACATCGAGACCCCTGTGGGACCCACGACCGGCATCCACCTCGCGACCCCCAAGCCACTGGTCGTGCCGATCCTGCGCGCCGGGCTCGGCATGCTCGACGGCATGATGCGGATGCTCCCGACGGCCGAGGTCGGCTTCCTCGGCATGGTCCGCAACGAGGAGACCCTCGAGGCGCACACCTACACCAACCGGTTGCCCGACGACCTGTCCAACCGCCAGTGCTACGTCCTGGACCCGATGCTCGCGACCGGCGGCACTCTCGCTGCGGCGGTGCACTTCCTCGCCGAGCGTGGCGCCCACGACATCACGGCGATCACCCTGCTCAGCGCCCCCGAGGGCATCGAGCGGCTGGAGCGGGAGCTGGCCGAGGTCGCCGCACCCGTCACTCTGGTCACCGGTGCCATCGACGAGCGGCTCAACGAGCACGGCTACATCGTGCCCGGGCTGGGCGACGCCGGGGACCGCCTCTACGGCATCGTCTAG
- a CDS encoding ABC transporter ATP-binding protein yields the protein MIRFEDVSVTYVGAPRPALRDVTLELPEGELVLVVGRTGAGKSTLLRAINGLVPHFTGGHLEGRVTVAGLDTRDHPPRDLAHVVGLVGQDPLAGFVTDTVEEELAYGMEQLAVPPPVMRKRVEETLDLLGIAELRGRPLRTLSGGQQQRVAIGSVLTMGPRVLVLDEPTSALDPTAAEEALAAITRLVHDLGVTVVVAEHRMERVVQYADRLVLLPGDGVVVSGEPAEVLASSPVAPPVVELGRVAGWTPLPLSIRDARRRAGPLRGELATLTPRDDRAHRVAGIPPTERTGGDDFAPPSAPGVAALTASKVVVRYGDVLAVRGVDLTLETGTVTALMGRNGSGKSSLLWALQGSGPRQSGAVSVAGKDPGTLPAREARALVGLVPQSASDLLYLETVEAECAAADAESDLAPGTCRALLDRIAPGIDGDRHPRDLSEGQRLSLVLAVQLVAAPGVLMLDEPTRGLDYRAKDELARIVAELAAAGTAVVIATHDVEFVAGAADRVIVMAEGEIVADGQAAEVIGSSPMFAPQVAKVLGAPWLTVDQVRQARSASQVPVGIPVNGVQDRAPVTGSAPHSRGSDPAAAARQAGGDS from the coding sequence ATGATCCGCTTTGAGGACGTGTCGGTGACCTATGTCGGTGCCCCGCGCCCCGCGCTGCGCGACGTCACCCTCGAGCTGCCCGAGGGCGAGCTGGTGCTGGTCGTCGGCCGCACCGGAGCGGGCAAGTCGACCCTGCTGCGAGCGATCAACGGACTGGTGCCGCACTTCACCGGGGGCCACCTGGAGGGCCGTGTCACCGTCGCTGGGCTCGACACCCGCGACCACCCGCCGCGCGACCTGGCGCACGTCGTGGGTCTGGTCGGGCAGGACCCGCTCGCCGGGTTTGTGACCGACACGGTGGAGGAGGAGCTGGCCTATGGCATGGAGCAGCTCGCCGTCCCGCCGCCGGTGATGCGCAAACGCGTCGAGGAGACCCTCGACCTGCTCGGCATCGCCGAGCTGCGCGGCCGTCCCCTGCGGACCCTGTCCGGGGGCCAGCAGCAGCGCGTCGCGATCGGCTCGGTGCTGACGATGGGCCCGCGGGTCCTGGTGCTCGACGAGCCGACGTCCGCGCTCGACCCGACCGCTGCCGAGGAGGCCCTGGCCGCGATCACCCGGCTCGTGCACGACCTGGGGGTGACCGTTGTGGTCGCCGAGCACCGCATGGAGCGCGTCGTGCAGTATGCCGACCGTCTCGTCCTCCTGCCCGGTGACGGTGTCGTGGTCTCCGGTGAGCCCGCGGAGGTGCTGGCGTCCTCTCCCGTCGCCCCGCCGGTGGTGGAGCTGGGGCGGGTCGCGGGGTGGACGCCCCTGCCGCTGTCCATCCGCGACGCCCGCCGCCGCGCCGGGCCCCTGCGGGGGGAGCTGGCGACCCTCACCCCCCGTGACGACCGAGCGCACCGGGTTGCGGGAATTCCCCCCACCGAGCGCACCGGCGGTGACGATTTCGCCCCACCGAGCGCACCGGGTGTGGCGGCGCTCACGGCGAGCAAGGTTGTTGTCCGCTATGGCGACGTGCTGGCCGTCCGCGGGGTCGACCTCACCCTGGAGACCGGCACCGTCACTGCGCTCATGGGGCGCAACGGCTCGGGCAAGTCCTCACTGCTGTGGGCTCTGCAGGGCTCCGGGCCGCGACAGTCGGGCGCCGTCTCGGTTGCCGGCAAGGATCCCGGCACCCTGCCCGCCCGTGAGGCCCGCGCCCTGGTCGGGCTCGTCCCGCAGTCCGCCTCGGACCTGCTCTATCTGGAGACCGTCGAGGCCGAGTGCGCTGCCGCGGACGCCGAGTCCGACCTGGCCCCGGGCACCTGCCGGGCGCTGCTGGACCGCATCGCCCCCGGCATCGACGGCGACCGGCACCCCCGGGACCTGTCCGAGGGCCAGCGGCTCTCGCTGGTGCTCGCGGTCCAGCTCGTCGCGGCCCCCGGCGTGCTGATGCTCGACGAGCCGACACGCGGACTGGACTACCGCGCCAAGGACGAGCTGGCGCGGATCGTGGCCGAGCTCGCCGCCGCGGGCACAGCCGTGGTCATCGCCACGCACGACGTGGAGTTCGTCGCCGGAGCTGCCGACCGGGTGATCGTCATGGCAGAGGGCGAGATCGTCGCGGACGGCCAGGCCGCGGAGGTGATCGGCTCCTCGCCGATGTTCGCCCCGCAGGTCGCCAAGGTCCTCGGCGCCCCGTGGCTCACCGTCGACCAGGTGCGGCAGGCGAGGAGCGCGTCGCAGGTGCCTGTCGGCATACCAGTCAATGGGGTGCAGGATCGGGCACCGGTGACCGGTTCTGCACCCCACAGTCGGGGATCAGATCCGGCCGCGGCGGCGCGGCAGGCTGGAGGCGACTCATGA
- the lhgO gene encoding L-2-hydroxyglutarate oxidase gives MEDVVVIGAGIVGLATARALLRARPGLSVTVLDKADDVATAQTGHNSGVIHAGIYYAPGSLKARLCRAGEAATKAFCEEHDIPYAVPGKLVVATDELEVERLRALGERAAQNGIELEPVDGARLRELEPHVNGLEALLSPATGVVDFRQVARALAAGIVAAGGRVVTRAEVRAIAEEASAVRVESDTGALRARALVACAGLQADRVARLGGLDVDFRIVPFRGEYYQLPATKADLVSHLIYPVPDPDLPFLGVHLSPTIDGRITVGPNAVLGLSREGYPRGAVRLRDVASYASFPGIWRFGRANLRTGLAELRDSAFRSGYLRRVQKYAPSLTVEDLLPYPAGIRAQAITRDGRSVEDFLLRSAARQIHVCNAPSPAATSAIPIGEMVGREVLKVLGP, from the coding sequence ATGGAGGACGTCGTTGTCATCGGTGCGGGCATCGTGGGCCTGGCCACCGCCCGGGCTCTGCTGCGCGCCCGGCCGGGCCTGTCCGTCACGGTCCTCGACAAGGCCGACGACGTCGCCACCGCGCAGACCGGCCACAACTCCGGCGTCATCCACGCGGGCATCTACTACGCCCCCGGCTCCCTCAAGGCACGACTGTGCCGGGCTGGGGAGGCGGCGACCAAGGCCTTCTGCGAGGAGCACGACATCCCGTATGCCGTGCCCGGCAAGCTGGTCGTCGCCACCGACGAGCTTGAGGTCGAGCGGCTGCGGGCGCTGGGGGAGCGGGCCGCCCAGAACGGGATCGAGCTCGAGCCGGTGGACGGGGCGAGGCTGCGCGAGCTCGAGCCCCACGTCAACGGTCTGGAGGCGCTGCTGTCACCGGCGACCGGGGTGGTGGACTTCCGTCAGGTCGCGCGCGCTCTGGCCGCGGGGATCGTCGCAGCCGGGGGCCGGGTCGTCACCCGCGCGGAGGTCCGGGCCATCGCGGAGGAGGCGTCGGCGGTGCGCGTGGAGTCCGACACCGGTGCACTCCGCGCCCGAGCCCTGGTCGCCTGCGCCGGGCTCCAGGCGGACCGGGTCGCCCGGCTGGGTGGGCTCGACGTCGACTTCCGCATCGTTCCCTTCCGCGGGGAGTACTACCAGCTCCCCGCGACGAAGGCGGACCTGGTCTCCCACCTGATCTATCCGGTGCCCGATCCCGACCTGCCCTTCCTCGGCGTGCACCTCTCACCCACCATCGACGGGCGGATCACGGTGGGCCCCAACGCTGTTCTCGGTCTCTCCCGCGAGGGCTATCCCAGGGGAGCGGTCCGCCTGCGGGACGTCGCGTCATACGCCAGCTTCCCGGGGATATGGCGCTTCGGGCGCGCCAACCTGAGGACGGGCCTGGCGGAGCTGCGCGACTCGGCGTTCCGCTCGGGCTATCTGCGACGGGTGCAGAAGTACGCCCCCTCGCTCACGGTCGAGGACCTGCTGCCCTATCCGGCGGGCATCCGGGCCCAGGCGATCACCCGGGACGGCCGCTCGGTCGAGGACTTCCTGCTGCGCAGCGCCGCCCGCCAGATCCACGTGTGCAACGCGCCGTCACCTGCCGCGACATCGGCGATCCCGATCGGGGAGATGGTCGGCCGGGAGGTCTTGAAGGTGCTCGGGCCGTGA